One part of the Georgfuchsia toluolica genome encodes these proteins:
- the lpdA gene encoding dihydrolipoyl dehydrogenase — protein sequence MAKQFDVVVIGAGPGGYVAAIRAAQLGMSTACIESRSYADPKGEVRLGGTCLNEGCIPSKALLQSSELFDQAGHSFVMHGITVGDIKMDVATMIRRKDNIVTQLTSGIRGLFKKYKVTLLPGHGKFAGRGDGHWQVDVGGEIVEARHVIVATGSRARHLDGIPVDNKVICDNAGALCFDQAPKRLGVIGAGVIGLELGSVWKRLGSEVTILEALPDFLAAADQSVAREAWKVFTQKQGLNIQLGIKINKVTQSKKGIAVEYESGDEAKTLEVDKLIVSVGRMANTADLGIESVALKLDDKGRIAVDGHCRTNLENVWAVGDIVRGPMLAHKGMEEGVMVAELIAGQAGHVNYDVIPWVMYTHPEIAWVGKTEQQLKNEGIEYRAAQIPFAANGRALGQGDTTGFVKMLADARTDRILGVHVIGSNASELIAEAVVAMEFGASSEDIARICHAHPTLSEAMHEAALAVDKRSLHF from the coding sequence ATGGCGAAACAATTTGACGTAGTAGTGATCGGCGCCGGTCCCGGCGGCTATGTGGCGGCGATTCGTGCCGCGCAGTTGGGGATGTCAACCGCCTGCATCGAGTCGCGGTCCTATGCCGACCCCAAGGGCGAAGTACGGCTTGGCGGGACTTGCCTCAACGAAGGCTGCATTCCTTCGAAGGCATTGCTGCAATCATCGGAACTGTTTGATCAAGCGGGACACAGTTTCGTGATGCACGGCATAACGGTGGGCGATATCAAGATGGATGTTGCCACCATGATTCGGCGCAAGGACAATATCGTCACCCAGCTGACGAGCGGGATTCGCGGTTTGTTCAAGAAATACAAGGTCACATTGCTGCCCGGTCACGGCAAGTTCGCCGGGCGCGGCGATGGGCATTGGCAAGTTGATGTTGGGGGCGAGATCGTCGAAGCCAGGCATGTCATCGTTGCCACCGGCTCCCGCGCCCGTCATCTGGATGGCATACCGGTCGACAATAAGGTGATTTGCGACAATGCCGGCGCGCTGTGTTTCGACCAGGCGCCGAAACGCCTGGGGGTGATCGGCGCCGGCGTGATCGGACTCGAACTCGGTTCGGTGTGGAAACGTCTCGGCAGCGAAGTCACGATTCTCGAAGCGTTGCCGGATTTTCTTGCGGCGGCGGATCAGTCGGTGGCGCGCGAAGCATGGAAGGTCTTTACGCAAAAGCAGGGCCTGAACATCCAGCTCGGCATCAAGATCAACAAGGTTACCCAATCGAAGAAGGGCATTGCGGTCGAGTACGAATCCGGCGACGAAGCAAAAACGCTGGAAGTGGACAAGCTGATTGTCTCCGTTGGCCGTATGGCGAACACCGCGGATCTCGGGATTGAGAGCGTCGCTCTCAAGCTCGATGACAAGGGCCGGATAGCTGTCGATGGCCACTGCCGTACCAACCTGGAAAACGTATGGGCGGTCGGTGACATTGTCCGCGGTCCGATGCTGGCGCACAAGGGCATGGAAGAAGGCGTCATGGTCGCCGAGCTGATCGCCGGGCAAGCCGGGCATGTCAATTACGATGTCATTCCGTGGGTGATGTACACCCATCCTGAAATCGCCTGGGTCGGCAAGACCGAGCAGCAACTCAAGAACGAAGGCATCGAATACCGCGCGGCTCAGATTCCGTTTGCCGCCAACGGTCGCGCGCTGGGGCAGGGCGACACCACCGGCTTCGTCAAGATGCTGGCGGATGCCAGGACCGATCGCATATTGGGGGTGCATGTTATCGGCAGCAATGCGTCTGAACTGATTGCCGAGGCGGTTGTCGCGATGGAGTTCGGGGCATCGTCCGAAGATATCGCGCGCATCTGCCACGCTCATCCGACGCTCTCCGAAGCCATGCACGAGGCAGCGCTCGCGGTGGACAAGCGTTCGCTGCATTTTTAA
- the odhB gene encoding 2-oxoglutarate dehydrogenase complex dihydrolipoyllysine-residue succinyltransferase — MLIEVKVPQLSESVAEATLSNWHKKVGDAVARDENLVDVETDKVVLELPATEAGVLVKVLKDNGATVVAGEVIAHIDTDGAAAKAVPSAANTAATPAAAVSATSLPSPAAVMPAARKLMEEKSLTAAEITGSGRGGRILKEDVLGTRPAPAAPAAVMPAAAVSKPALPQPAAISAETIVADRAEQRVPMSRLRARVAERLLQSQVQNAILTTFNEVNMAAVMELRNKYKDKFEKEHGVKLGFMSFFVKAAVAALKRYPVLNASVDGNDIVYHGYFDIGIAVSSPRGLVVPILRDVDQMSLAQIEKKIAEFGAKAKAGKLSLEELTGGTFSISNGGVFGSMLSTPIINPPQSAILGVHATQERPVVENGQVVIRPINYLAMSYNHCIIDGREAVLGLVAIKEALEDPARLLLDI; from the coding sequence ATGCTGATCGAAGTCAAAGTTCCGCAACTGTCCGAATCGGTTGCCGAAGCCACGCTGTCAAACTGGCACAAGAAGGTCGGAGACGCGGTTGCCCGGGATGAAAACCTGGTCGACGTCGAAACCGACAAGGTAGTGCTCGAACTTCCTGCCACCGAGGCGGGGGTTCTGGTGAAAGTGTTGAAAGACAATGGCGCCACGGTCGTGGCGGGCGAGGTCATTGCCCATATCGACACCGATGGCGCGGCCGCCAAGGCCGTTCCCTCTGCCGCTAACACAGCCGCGACTCCCGCGGCAGCAGTTTCCGCCACGAGTTTGCCGTCCCCGGCAGCCGTGATGCCCGCAGCGCGCAAGCTGATGGAGGAAAAAAGTCTGACGGCTGCGGAGATTACCGGATCGGGTCGCGGCGGGCGCATACTTAAAGAAGATGTACTCGGCACCAGGCCAGCGCCGGCGGCGCCAGCAGCCGTTATGCCTGCCGCAGCAGTGAGCAAGCCGGCACTGCCGCAGCCTGCCGCGATCAGCGCAGAAACGATTGTCGCCGATCGTGCCGAACAGCGTGTGCCGATGTCCCGGCTGCGCGCGCGCGTTGCCGAACGCCTGCTGCAATCGCAGGTGCAGAACGCCATTTTGACCACGTTCAACGAAGTCAACATGGCCGCGGTCATGGAACTGCGCAATAAATACAAGGACAAGTTTGAGAAGGAGCATGGCGTCAAGCTCGGTTTCATGTCCTTTTTCGTCAAGGCCGCTGTCGCCGCACTCAAGCGTTATCCGGTACTCAATGCCTCAGTCGACGGCAATGACATCGTCTACCATGGCTATTTTGACATCGGCATTGCCGTGAGCAGCCCGCGCGGCCTCGTGGTGCCGATCCTGCGCGATGTCGACCAGATGTCGTTGGCGCAGATCGAGAAAAAGATTGCCGAGTTCGGCGCCAAGGCCAAGGCCGGCAAACTTTCGCTGGAGGAGCTCACTGGCGGTACCTTTTCGATTTCCAACGGCGGTGTGTTTGGCTCGATGTTGTCGACCCCCATCATCAATCCGCCGCAGTCAGCAATTCTTGGCGTGCATGCGACACAGGAGCGTCCGGTGGTCGAGAATGGACAGGTCGTGATTCGTCCGATCAATTATCTGGCCATGTCCTACAACCACTGCATCATCGACGGCCGCGAAGCCGTGCTCGGCCTGGTGGCGATCAAGGAAGCGCTGGAAGACCCGGCGCGCCTACTGCTGGATATTTAA
- a CDS encoding 2-oxoglutarate dehydrogenase E1 component codes for MKQMLTNSYLFGANAPFIEELYEAYLVNPAAVDPAWRDYFDKLGTLPGAGSYTGPDVAHGPIIASFAERAKEGLFKPAAQTGAAAVEKQVKVLQLIEAYRSLGNHWAQIDPLKRSERPQIAELEPSFYGFTEADLGQTFNVGSFAAATGSAHATLREILDAARQTYCGSIGIEYMYLNNEAQKRWLQSRLEPIRSTSQYPVEDKKRFLQRVTAAETLERYLHTKYVGQKRFSLEGGESTIVALDQLIRIGGGLGIEEIVIGMAHRGRLNVLVNVLGKAPAMLFSEFEGKHVEDLTSGDVKYHMGFASNVSTPGGPVHLSLAFNPSHLEIVNPVVEGSVFARQRHRADKGGNLVMAVLLHGDAAVAGQGVNQETLNFSSTRGYGTGGTFHIVVNNQIGFTTSDPRDYRSSLYCTDIFKMIEAPIFHVNGDDPEAVALVTQLAMEFRQTFKKDVVVDLVCFRKLGHNEQDEPMVTQPLMYKKVHAHPGTRKLYGDKLVAQGVCSIDEPDQIIKDYRAALDRGELLYNPVLANYKRKYAPDWTQFFGQKYTDECTTKVPMTELKRLARAVTTLPDDLTLHSRVQKIIDDRRLMGEGKLPLDWGMGETLAYASLLTQGYSVRLSGEDTGRGTFFHRHAVLHDQNREKWDAGTYTPLQHVDDKQARFVVIDSILSEEAVLAFEYGYSTFKPNELVVWEAQFGDFANGAQVVIDQFIASGEAKWGRLSGLTLMLPHGYEGQGPEHSSARIERYMSLCAEHNWQVCIPTTPAQIFHLLCRQMLRKLRKPLVIITPKSLLRHKDAVSSLDDLAKGRFQTVISEVDELDPKKVTRVVLCSGRIYYELMAHRRENKIQNTAIVRLEQLYPFPQKAFDAELRKWPKATEIVWCQEEPRNQGMWYWLVSRQHMVKAIAPNQSLLLVSRPASASPAVGYYAKHNAQQKAVIEDAFGKLKAPE; via the coding sequence ATGAAACAAATGTTAACCAACTCTTACCTCTTCGGCGCCAATGCGCCCTTCATCGAAGAGTTGTACGAGGCATACCTCGTCAATCCGGCCGCGGTAGATCCCGCCTGGCGCGACTATTTCGACAAGCTTGGCACCCTGCCCGGCGCTGGTAGCTATACCGGTCCCGATGTGGCGCATGGTCCGATCATTGCGTCTTTTGCCGAACGGGCGAAGGAGGGCCTGTTCAAGCCTGCTGCGCAGACTGGTGCGGCGGCGGTCGAGAAGCAGGTCAAGGTTCTGCAGCTGATCGAGGCCTACCGGTCCCTTGGCAACCACTGGGCGCAGATCGACCCGCTCAAGCGTTCCGAACGACCACAGATCGCCGAACTGGAGCCTTCCTTCTACGGCTTTACCGAGGCCGATCTGGGGCAGACATTCAATGTCGGCTCCTTTGCCGCAGCGACCGGGTCCGCCCATGCCACGCTGCGCGAGATTCTTGATGCCGCACGGCAGACTTACTGCGGTTCAATCGGCATCGAATACATGTACTTGAACAACGAGGCGCAGAAGCGCTGGCTGCAGTCGCGGCTGGAACCGATTCGCTCCACTTCCCAGTATCCGGTTGAGGACAAGAAGCGTTTCTTGCAGCGCGTGACCGCGGCCGAGACACTGGAACGTTATCTGCATACCAAGTATGTCGGGCAGAAACGTTTCTCACTCGAAGGCGGCGAATCGACCATTGTGGCGCTCGATCAGTTGATTCGCATCGGCGGTGGCCTGGGTATCGAGGAAATCGTCATCGGCATGGCGCATCGCGGCCGTCTCAATGTGCTGGTCAACGTGCTGGGCAAGGCACCGGCGATGCTGTTCTCCGAGTTCGAGGGCAAGCATGTCGAAGACTTGACATCGGGCGATGTCAAATACCACATGGGTTTTGCTTCAAATGTGAGCACACCGGGCGGCCCGGTGCATCTGTCATTGGCATTCAATCCCTCGCACCTCGAAATCGTTAACCCGGTGGTCGAGGGCTCGGTATTTGCGCGCCAGCGCCACCGCGCCGACAAGGGGGGCAATCTGGTCATGGCTGTTCTTCTGCACGGCGATGCCGCCGTGGCCGGGCAGGGCGTGAATCAGGAAACCCTGAATTTTTCCAGCACGCGCGGCTATGGCACAGGGGGCACCTTTCATATTGTGGTGAATAACCAGATCGGTTTTACCACTTCCGATCCGCGTGACTATCGTTCCTCGCTGTATTGCACCGATATCTTCAAGATGATCGAGGCGCCGATATTCCATGTGAATGGCGACGATCCGGAAGCCGTGGCATTGGTGACGCAACTGGCCATGGAATTTCGCCAGACCTTCAAGAAGGACGTGGTGGTGGACCTGGTTTGCTTCCGCAAGCTCGGCCACAACGAGCAGGACGAGCCGATGGTGACACAGCCGCTGATGTACAAGAAAGTACATGCCCATCCCGGTACGCGCAAGTTGTATGGTGACAAGCTGGTTGCGCAGGGTGTCTGCAGTATTGATGAACCCGATCAGATCATCAAGGACTATCGTGCCGCGCTGGATCGGGGCGAACTGCTTTACAACCCCGTGTTGGCGAACTACAAGCGCAAGTACGCGCCTGACTGGACACAGTTTTTTGGTCAGAAATACACCGATGAGTGCACCACCAAGGTGCCCATGACGGAGCTGAAACGCCTTGCCAGAGCCGTGACAACGCTGCCGGACGACCTGACGCTGCATTCGCGCGTGCAGAAAATCATTGACGACCGCCGCCTGATGGGCGAGGGCAAACTGCCACTGGACTGGGGCATGGGCGAGACGTTGGCCTATGCTTCCCTGCTGACGCAGGGCTATAGTGTGCGTCTTTCCGGCGAAGATACCGGACGGGGTACTTTTTTCCATCGTCATGCGGTATTGCACGACCAGAACCGCGAAAAATGGGATGCCGGCACCTATACTCCATTGCAGCACGTCGACGACAAGCAGGCGCGGTTCGTCGTCATCGACTCCATATTATCCGAAGAAGCGGTGCTGGCTTTCGAATACGGTTACTCGACTTTCAAACCGAATGAACTGGTGGTCTGGGAAGCGCAGTTCGGCGATTTTGCGAATGGCGCGCAGGTCGTCATCGACCAGTTCATCGCTTCGGGCGAGGCCAAGTGGGGCCGGCTTTCGGGCCTCACCCTGATGCTGCCGCATGGCTACGAAGGCCAGGGGCCGGAGCATTCTTCCGCGCGCATCGAGCGCTACATGAGCCTATGCGCCGAACATAACTGGCAGGTTTGCATTCCCACCACACCGGCGCAAATTTTCCATCTCTTGTGCCGGCAGATGCTGAGGAAGCTCCGCAAACCGCTGGTCATCATTACGCCGAAATCGCTGCTGCGCCACAAGGATGCCGTGTCTTCGCTCGACGATCTGGCCAAGGGCAGGTTCCAGACCGTGATCAGCGAGGTGGATGAACTCGATCCGAAGAAAGTGACGCGCGTGGTGCTTTGCAGCGGCAGGATTTATTACGAACTGATGGCGCACCGCCGCGAAAACAAGATCCAGAACACCGCCATCGTGCGCCTCGAACAACTTTATCCTTTTCCCCAAAAGGCCTTTGATGCGGAACTCAGGAAGTGGCCGAAAGCCACCGAGATCGTCTGGTGTCAGGAAGAGCCGCGCAATCAGGGCATGTGGTACTGGCTGGTATCGCGCCAGCACATGGTGAAGGCAATCGCTCCCAACCAGTCGCTGTTGCTTGTCAGCCGCCCGGCCTCCGCTTCTCCCGCCGTCGGCTATTACGCCAAGCACAACGCCCAGCAAAAAGCCGTCATCGAAGATGCCTTTGGCAAACTGAAAGCGCCGGAATAA
- a CDS encoding sensor histidine kinase: protein MPDYKEGIKKDVAEIKFLVHDLRVEGFFNEILHYHVTLNTDLEIYNIEQAQVLHAADVQELKSKLGVARKAFQDYSNAVKSFSPDQTILLLGRRYIDAIHETLHLILSPLWGRSDQVLSFLPKEARSVRSRRHYRNCISWLYGVHLRISAFRQESNDPNAKEEFDIAEDVRDFTQDVVYGYVIEKSEARVELQLERIESAVIVGRRPRFRRMYFNLVMNAVDAMSGRKAGVVHVSSIIEGDRVALRVRDDGVGMSPGKIQQLLTDRQTLDGEVHSLGFVFVRQTIAEFGGELAIESEIGKGTTITLRLPYLKDKVLPPDPSYQKMHRLPEKYRSMPAEPDTARTSSVDVTPAATAVAAAPALSQELASSKGNDEERAYGKLLFDAYQKSRAQFPGCIFAIAITEDDRVEMFAHKPYEREWNISHEDLSPMYFQATYRGRMEEDELKRPIVILKPSQSVGDYFDFKEVPEADRDIERFKRMVRDEGIRIARKLIATGLDPHISVHLSGAPRFFATSPEFHGTEPFPLDLLARQKLSSEVS, encoded by the coding sequence ATGCCCGACTACAAGGAAGGGATCAAGAAGGATGTCGCGGAAATCAAGTTCCTTGTTCATGACCTCCGGGTCGAGGGCTTTTTCAACGAGATCCTGCATTATCACGTCACCCTGAATACCGACCTCGAGATTTACAACATCGAGCAGGCGCAGGTTCTGCACGCGGCGGACGTTCAAGAGCTGAAGTCCAAGCTGGGCGTTGCGCGCAAGGCTTTCCAGGACTATTCGAACGCGGTGAAGAGTTTCTCGCCGGACCAGACGATACTGCTTCTTGGACGGCGCTATATCGACGCTATCCATGAGACCCTCCATCTCATTCTCAGCCCGCTGTGGGGGCGGTCGGATCAGGTACTTTCCTTTTTGCCCAAAGAGGCGCGCTCGGTGCGCTCGCGGCGCCACTACCGCAACTGCATCAGCTGGCTCTACGGTGTGCATCTGCGCATTTCTGCTTTTCGCCAGGAGTCGAATGACCCGAACGCCAAGGAGGAGTTTGATATTGCAGAGGATGTCCGCGATTTCACGCAGGACGTTGTTTATGGATATGTAATAGAGAAGTCCGAAGCAAGAGTTGAATTGCAATTAGAACGGATAGAGTCGGCGGTCATCGTCGGCAGGCGTCCGCGTTTCCGCCGTATGTATTTCAACCTGGTCATGAATGCCGTCGATGCCATGAGCGGACGCAAGGCGGGCGTTGTGCATGTGAGCAGCATCATCGAAGGCGACCGTGTGGCCCTGCGCGTGCGCGATGACGGCGTGGGCATGTCGCCGGGGAAGATCCAGCAACTCCTTACTGACCGTCAGACACTTGACGGCGAAGTTCACTCGCTCGGCTTTGTGTTTGTGCGCCAGACAATTGCCGAGTTCGGCGGCGAACTTGCGATAGAGAGCGAGATAGGCAAGGGAACGACTATCACGCTGCGCCTGCCTTACCTGAAAGACAAGGTTTTGCCACCGGACCCGTCATATCAGAAAATGCATCGCCTGCCGGAGAAATACCGGTCCATGCCAGCAGAGCCTGACACGGCGCGAACGTCATCAGTGGATGTGACGCCGGCGGCCACTGCCGTGGCAGCGGCGCCAGCTCTGTCGCAGGAGCTGGCATCCAGCAAGGGCAACGATGAAGAACGTGCATACGGCAAGCTCCTCTTTGATGCCTATCAGAAGTCCCGGGCCCAGTTCCCCGGGTGTATCTTCGCCATCGCCATCACGGAGGACGACCGGGTCGAGATGTTCGCGCATAAGCCCTATGAGCGCGAATGGAATATCTCGCACGAGGATCTTTCACCCATGTACTTCCAGGCGACCTATCGTGGGCGTATGGAGGAAGACGAGCTAAAACGTCCCATTGTGATACTCAAGCCGTCCCAGAGTGTCGGAGATTACTTTGACTTCAAGGAAGTGCCCGAAGCCGATCGTGATATCGAACGTTTCAAGCGCATGGTTCGAGACGAGGGTATCCGAATTGCGCGCAAACTCATCGCGACAGGACTTGACCCGCATATCTCCGTCCATTTGTCCGGCGCGCCCCGGTTCTTCGCCACTTCCCCGGAGTTTCATGGCACCGAGCCGTTCCCGCTCGATCTGCTGGCGCGCCAAAAATTGTCTTCGGAAGTGAGCTAA
- a CDS encoding citrate (Si)-synthase — MTQLKDKLSEKIQAHRPRTARLTKEFADIVIDKVDIGQCMGGARDIKCLVTDISSLDPQEGIRFRGKTIPETFAALPKAAGSAYPTVESFWYFLLTGEVPTQAQVDEVVAQWKTRQSVPPYVFDVIRTLPRDSHPMAMLSIGILALQRDSKFAAYYNSGKFNKTNAWEQVYEDASDLVARIPVIAAFIYNLKYRDDKQIAIDPKLDMGANFAHMIGQSEEYKDVARMYFILHSDHESGNVSAHTTHLVHSALSDPYYAYSAGLSGLAGPLHGLANQEVLSWTMKFQEKYCKGVEPTKELITKALWDTLNSGQVIPGYGHAVLRKTDPRYMSQREFCLKTPGLKDDPLFKLVSMIFEVAPGVLSEHGHTKNPWPNVDAQSGVIQWYYGVKHWDFYTVLFGVGRALGCMANITWDRALGYALERPKSVTTDMLEKWAAEGGIK, encoded by the coding sequence ATGACGCAGTTAAAAGATAAGTTGTCGGAAAAGATACAAGCGCATCGCCCACGTACCGCAAGACTCACCAAGGAATTTGCAGACATTGTTATCGACAAGGTCGATATCGGCCAGTGCATGGGTGGTGCCCGGGACATCAAGTGTCTGGTCACGGATATTTCCTCCCTCGATCCTCAAGAGGGGATTCGCTTCAGGGGCAAGACCATTCCCGAAACCTTTGCGGCCCTGCCCAAGGCTGCCGGTTCTGCTTATCCGACCGTCGAGTCCTTCTGGTATTTTCTCCTGACCGGGGAAGTTCCGACTCAGGCCCAGGTGGATGAGGTTGTGGCACAGTGGAAAACAAGGCAGTCGGTTCCCCCGTATGTGTTCGACGTGATCCGCACCCTGCCGCGCGACAGTCATCCGATGGCGATGCTCTCCATTGGGATTCTAGCTTTACAGAGGGATTCCAAGTTTGCCGCCTACTACAACTCGGGCAAGTTCAACAAGACGAATGCCTGGGAACAGGTATACGAGGATGCCAGTGACCTCGTGGCACGCATACCCGTGATCGCCGCTTTCATATACAACCTGAAGTACCGGGACGACAAGCAGATCGCCATCGATCCCAAGCTCGACATGGGTGCCAATTTCGCCCATATGATCGGCCAGAGCGAAGAGTACAAAGACGTAGCCCGCATGTACTTCATCCTCCACTCCGACCACGAATCCGGCAATGTTTCCGCGCACACCACCCACCTTGTGCACTCGGCGTTGTCCGACCCTTACTATGCCTACTCTGCCGGCCTTAGCGGCTTGGCTGGACCGCTTCACGGCCTTGCCAACCAGGAAGTGCTCAGCTGGACCATGAAGTTCCAGGAGAAATACTGCAAAGGCGTTGAACCTACCAAGGAATTGATCACCAAAGCTCTTTGGGATACTCTCAATTCTGGCCAGGTCATTCCGGGCTACGGCCACGCCGTGCTGCGCAAGACCGATCCGCGCTATATGTCGCAGCGCGAATTCTGCCTCAAGACCCCAGGTCTTAAAGACGATCCGCTGTTCAAGTTGGTTTCCATGATATTCGAGGTCGCTCCTGGGGTGCTTTCCGAACACGGCCATACCAAGAACCCCTGGCCGAACGTCGATGCGCAGTCAGGTGTCATCCAGTGGTACTACGGGGTCAAGCACTGGGACTTCTATACTGTCTTGTTCGGTGTGGGGCGCGCTCTTGGTTGCATGGCCAACATCACCTGGGACCGTGCGTTGGGCTATGCCCTTGAGCGGCCCAAGTCCGTTACTACCGACATGCTCGAGAAGTGGGCGGCCGAAGGCGGCATTAAGTAA
- a CDS encoding malate dehydrogenase, whose translation MAKAPVRVAVTGAAGQIGYALLFRIASGEMLGKDQPVILQMLELPIDKAQAALKGVMMELEDCAFPLLAGMVGTADPKVAFKDADYALLVGAKPRGPGMERKDLLMENAKIFIEQGKALDAVASRNIKVLVVGNPANTNAWIAMKSAPSLPKENFTAMLRLDHNRALSQLASKTGKPVDSMEKLIVWGNHSPTMYPDYRFATIAGQAAPAAVNDDAWYKNEFIPKVGKRGAAIIEARGVSSAASAANAAIDHMRDWALGTNGKWVTMGVPSDGSYGIPEGTLYGVPVTCVGGKYQRVTGLAIDDFSRQKMDFTLKELQEEQDGVKSMLG comes from the coding sequence ATGGCCAAAGCCCCCGTTCGTGTCGCAGTTACCGGCGCCGCCGGACAAATCGGTTATGCCCTGCTGTTCCGTATCGCCAGTGGCGAAATGCTGGGCAAGGATCAGCCCGTGATCCTGCAAATGCTCGAACTGCCGATCGACAAGGCCCAAGCCGCACTAAAAGGCGTGATGATGGAACTCGAAGACTGCGCCTTCCCGCTGTTGGCGGGCATGGTCGGCACCGCCGATCCTAAGGTGGCGTTCAAGGATGCGGATTATGCGTTGCTCGTCGGCGCCAAACCGCGCGGCCCCGGTATGGAACGCAAGGACCTGCTCATGGAAAACGCCAAGATTTTCATCGAGCAGGGCAAGGCGCTGGACGCAGTCGCCTCGCGCAACATCAAGGTACTGGTGGTGGGCAATCCGGCCAACACCAATGCCTGGATCGCCATGAAGTCGGCGCCGAGCCTGCCCAAGGAGAATTTCACCGCAATGCTGCGCCTTGACCATAACCGCGCCCTGTCGCAACTGGCCAGCAAGACCGGCAAGCCGGTCGACAGCATGGAGAAATTGATCGTATGGGGCAATCACTCGCCCACCATGTACCCCGATTACCGCTTCGCCACCATCGCCGGCCAGGCCGCCCCAGCCGCCGTCAATGACGATGCCTGGTACAAGAACGAATTCATTCCCAAAGTCGGCAAGCGCGGCGCCGCGATCATCGAGGCGCGCGGCGTTTCCTCCGCCGCTTCGGCTGCCAACGCCGCCATTGACCACATGCGCGACTGGGCACTTGGCACCAATGGCAAGTGGGTCACCATGGGCGTTCCCTCAGATGGCAGTTACGGTATTCCCGAAGGTACCCTCTATGGCGTACCCGTCACCTGTGTCGGCGGCAAGTACCAACGCGTCACCGGCTTGGCAATCGATGACTTCTCGCGCCAGAAAATGGACTTCACGCTTAAGGAATTGCAGGAAGAGCAGGACGGCGTCAAATCGATGCTGGGCTGA
- a CDS encoding HpcH/HpaI aldolase/citrate lyase family protein gives MTKPLHPADVLYRGVKPLPALAACEHYAGNEKLIRKALQLQLELGPIFDITADCEDGAPAGREKEHAEMVAALISEAVRGVAGTASKLRASHIGARIHDITHPHWRDDLDIIIGAAGNEVAYIVIPKPESFDDAATQIAVLDEVRKQHDIEREIPVHVLIETHGALRQAWQIAAMPQVESLDFGLMDFVSAHHGAIPASAMKSPGQFDHPLIARAKCEIAAAALGNGIIAAHNVTTEIHDVAVVRNDALRARSEFGFLRMWSIHPNQILPIVEAMRPSFDDIHHAGEILAAAQDASWGPIKHEGKLHDRASYRFYWELLQRAQATGMTLEADTQSRFFSLNHSI, from the coding sequence GTGACAAAACCCCTTCACCCCGCTGATGTTCTTTACCGAGGCGTCAAACCACTACCCGCGCTGGCCGCTTGCGAGCATTATGCCGGCAATGAAAAGCTGATTCGCAAGGCGCTCCAGTTGCAGTTGGAACTGGGTCCGATTTTCGACATCACGGCCGATTGCGAGGATGGCGCGCCAGCCGGCCGCGAAAAGGAACACGCCGAGATGGTCGCGGCACTGATTTCCGAAGCTGTGCGGGGCGTAGCAGGAACTGCTTCGAAACTCCGCGCTTCCCATATCGGCGCGCGCATCCACGACATCACGCACCCACACTGGCGCGACGATCTCGACATCATTATCGGCGCGGCAGGCAATGAAGTCGCCTACATTGTCATTCCGAAGCCGGAGTCATTCGATGATGCGGCAACGCAGATCGCAGTACTTGATGAGGTACGCAAGCAACACGACATCGAGCGCGAAATTCCGGTGCATGTGCTGATTGAAACCCATGGCGCCCTGCGCCAGGCTTGGCAGATCGCCGCCATGCCCCAGGTCGAATCGCTCGACTTCGGCCTCATGGACTTCGTCAGCGCGCATCACGGTGCGATCCCTGCCAGCGCGATGAAATCGCCGGGGCAGTTCGACCATCCCCTGATCGCCCGCGCCAAGTGCGAGATTGCCGCCGCCGCATTGGGCAACGGCATCATTGCCGCGCACAACGTCACCACGGAAATTCACGACGTCGCAGTGGTGCGCAATGACGCCCTGCGCGCGCGCAGCGAATTCGGCTTTCTGCGCATGTGGAGCATCCATCCCAACCAGATTCTGCCCATCGTCGAAGCCATGCGCCCCTCCTTTGACGACATTCACCATGCCGGCGAAATTCTCGCTGCCGCGCAGGACGCTTCTTGGGGGCCGATCAAACATGAAGGTAAACTGCACGACCGCGCCTCATACCGTTTTTACTGGGAGCTGCTGCAACGTGCTCAAGCCACAGGCATGACGCTCGAAGCCGATACCCAATCCCGATTTTTTTCCCTGAACCACTCTATCTGA